The genomic stretch CCCGGTGGCCGCGTGCTCCGGGGCCGTCGAATCAGATCGGATTCGGGTGCCGCCTCGGGCGCGCCCGGCCGAGCCACCAGGTTTCGAGAGGCATTTCGTATGGGCTCCGTGGTCAAGAAGCGCCGCAAGCGTATGGCGAAGAAGAAGCACCGCAAGCTGCTGCGCAAGACCCGCGTCCAGCGTCGTCGTCTCGGCAAGTGATCCGCGGCCGGGTGTGAATCCCGGCCGGTCGGACACTTGCCGCACGCCACTGTTTTCCCAGCGGCATGGGAAGGTGCGCACGACGTGACCTCTCCGCCCAGCGTTGTGGTGGTCACCGGAGTCAGCCGGTATCTCGGCGCCCGCGTGGCCGCTCGCCTCGCAGCAGATTCCCGGGTCGACCGTGTTGTCGGCCTGGATCCGCACGAACCGCCCACGGCTCTGCGTGAGCTGCTGGCCGACGTCGAGCTGATCCGGGCCGATGCCCGGGCCGCGTCCGGCGCCATCGCGGACCTCGGCGCCGAGGCTGTCGTGCACCTCGCGGTGACCAGCGCGCCCGACCCGCAGCACGGCCGGGCCGCGATGAAAGAGCAGAACGTCATCGGCACGATGCAGCTGCTCGCCGCCGCGCAGGCCGCGCCCCGGCTGCGCAAGCTCGTGGTGCGCTCGTCGACAGCTGCCTACGGCGCGTCGTTCCGCGACCCCGGCGTCTTCACCGAGGACACCGAGCCCCGGGCGGTGCCGCGCGGCTCGTACGCGCGGGACATCCTCGACATCGAGGGCTACGTCCGCGGGTTCCGGCGCCGTCGCCCTGAGGTGTCGGCCACCGTGCTGCGCTTCGCGCCGTTCATCAGCTCGACGGCCGACACGTCGCTGACCGGCTACTTCTCCCAGCCCGTGGTGCCGACCGTGCTCGGCCGGGACGCCCGGTTGCAGTTCGTGCACGTCGACGACGCCCTCGAGATCCTGCACCGCTCGATCGTCGAGGAGCACCCGGGCACCTTCAACGTGGCCGGCGCCGGCATCCTGACGCTCTCGCAGGCCATCCGGCGGGCCGGGCGCATCTCGGTGCCGCTGCCCGAGGGCACGCTGTCCACCCTGGCCGGGGTGGCCCGCAACGTGGGCGTGGGCCAGATCGGGTTCGACCAGATCGATCTGTTCGTGCACGGCCGCGTGGTCGACACGAGCCGCCTGGTCCGCGAGTTCGGCTTCACGCCGCGCACGACGGCCGAGGCGTTCGACGACTTCATCAAGGGCCACGCCAACGGCTCGTCGCTGACCTCCGACCGGCTCGCCGCGGCGGAAAAGGCGATCCTCGACGGGATCCGCCGGGTACGGGCCGGCGCCGCGGGTGGTGACCGGCGTTGAGTCAGGACGAATTTCGCGACATGCTGCCGGGACACGCTGACTTCACGCTGCCCCGGCCGGCCGAGCCGGTACGGGTCAACGGCCGTCGCCCGATCCCGGAGGTGCCGACGATGAACGGGAACGGGCCCCACGGCGGCGAGCCCGAGCCGGACACCCTCGATGTCTGGGATCAGCGGGTGGCCCGCGGCCTGGCGTTCCTGCGCCGGCGGCTCACCGGCAACTACGAGGTCGACGAGTTCGGCTTCGACTCCGAACTCAACGACGCCGTGTTCCAGCCGCTGCTGCGGGTGCTGCATCGCGACTGGTTCCGCACCGAGGTCTTCGGCATCGAGAACGTGCCGGCCAAGGGCGGCGCCCTGGTCGTGGCCAACCACTCCGGCACGTTCGCGCTCGACGCGCTGATGCTGGGCGTGGCGATCCGCGACCAGCACCCCGAGGAAAGGCACCTGCGCCTGCTCGGCGCCGACCTGGTGTTCCGCATGCCCGTGGTGAGCGAACTGGCCCGCAAGTCGGGCGCCACCGTGGCGTGCAACCCCGACGCCGAGCGCCTGATGAGCTCGGGCGAGCTGGTCGGTGTCTTCCCCGAGGGGTTCAAGGGCATCGGCAAGCCCTTCGCCGACCGCTACAAGCTGCAGCGCTTCGGGCGGGGCGGGTTCGTCTCGGCGGCGCTGCGCACCGGCACCCCGATCGTCCCGGTGGCGATCGTGGGCGCCGAAGAGATCTATCCGATCCTGGCCGACATCAAGCCGCTGGCCCGCCTGCTCGGGGTGCCCTATTTTCCCATCACCCCGACGTTCCCGTGGCTTGGCCCGCTGGGCCTGGTGCCGCTGCCGAGCAAGTGGCTCATCCAGTTCTGCCCGCCGATCCCGACCGAGCACCTGACCGACCTGGCCGACGATCCGATGGTCGTCTACAACCTGGCCGACCAGGTGCGCGAGACGATTCAGGCCACGCTGCTGGAGTTGCTGGAGAGACGTCCGGACGCGTTCGGCTTGTAACCGGCAGTGACTGGATCGTGACGGCTTGTGCGCCTATAGTGACAGCTGAGGGGCGGCACCGGTAACTCCCGGCAACCGCCCCTCGCCATGTCCGCTGCTTGCGCCGCTACCTGTTGCCGAGCAGCCCGCCGAGCAGGCCACCCAGCGGGTCCTCCTGCTCGTCGCCCAGCTTGGGCACCGTCTCACCCAGGTCGGGCGGCGACGTCGACTGCACCGGGGTGCCACCCGGCGGCAGGGCCGGGGAACTCGTCCTGGTGCGCTGACCCGTCACAGCAGCGCCTGACGAGGCGCTCGGCGTCACGGCCGGATCAGCGCGCTGCGGGTCGGTCGTCGGGTCCGTCTTGCTGCCCGGGCGGGTGGCCGGCTTGCCCGCGTGCCCCGACGGCCTCGACGAGGTCTGGTCGTCCGTGTCTGCTCCCGGGGCGCAGCCCTTCAGCTTCGGCCCCAGCGCGTCGGAGCCCGCCGCGGTGACGGTGCCGCAGGCCAATCCCGTACGCAGGGACTCGGCGCGATCGCTGACCGAGTCGAGCAGCGTGATCGACTTCAGCGCTCGTTCCTGGTTGCCGGGCGAGAACCGGCCCAGTGCCGGGCTCAGCGTCCGGCGTTGCTGCTCGGCGAACGTGTCGATCGTCGCCAGCGGCTTGATGTCCTTGCGGGCGACGGCCGAGGTGGTCAGCAGCTTGACGCCCTTGCGGGTGTCGGCGTCCATGTCGTCCAGCACGCCGGCGAACCCGGCGTCGTCGCCCCTCATCGCGACCGCCTCGGCGAGCCGGTTGCGGGCGAAGTCCAGGGACAGCTGTCCCCGGGTGACGTCCGAGCCGGCCATCGCCAGCTGGGCCCGTTCGGTCGAGCGTTTGACCCCGTACAGGGCGTCGCCCGGTGATGCGTTCTCGCTGGCAGCGGAGATGCCGGAGACCGCGAGCGCGCCGGCCGCGACGCCGATGACGATCGCGCCACGGGCCCGGATGCGGCCGCCGTGGCCGAGAAGTCCCGCCCTCAGCCGGCCGGAGCGGGCTGTGCCGGGCTGTATCGCGGTGGCGGGCTCGTCGACGGCGGTCGCGGTGCGGCCGATGCCGTCCCGCTCGGCGGTGGCGACCAGCATGGCCCGCAGCCCGGTGCGGAACTCGGGATCGACCCGGGCCCCGGGCCGGGCCCCGGACAGGCTGTTGCCGATGGCGACCAGCTCGGCGAGCTGTTCGTCGGCCGGACCGCGGCTGTGGTGCCGGGGGCCGCCGGTGGTCTCGTCGAGAAGCTCCGCGAAGCGCTCGGCGCTCCGCCGGTCCAGAAAATCGAATCTCACCGCGGGCACCTCCCCTCGCTCGTGAATGTCGCGCCGGCAGCGTCGCCGGCGGTCGCGACGATGCCGGTGGCCGACAGTGCCTCCCGGGGTCGCACTCGGACAAACGCGCGACACGCGTCCCCGGTTACGGGGGACAACGGCCGGTATCGGGTAAGGGGCGAGAGCCGCGTCACGCCGTGCTCACGGTTCGTGTGGCCCCTCGGCGCCACGGCCGGCCGCCGCTCGGTGCCGGCCGTCACGCTTGGAATCCGTCCGGCAGGAGGCGGGCCAGGGCTCGGACGGCTCGATACTGCAGCGCCTTGATCGCTCCTTCGTTCTTGCCCATCGTCTGTGCCGTCTCGGCCACCGAGAAGCCCTGCAGGAACCGCAGCAC from Paractinoplanes brasiliensis encodes the following:
- a CDS encoding NAD-dependent epimerase/dehydratase family protein; translated protein: MTSPPSVVVVTGVSRYLGARVAARLAADSRVDRVVGLDPHEPPTALRELLADVELIRADARAASGAIADLGAEAVVHLAVTSAPDPQHGRAAMKEQNVIGTMQLLAAAQAAPRLRKLVVRSSTAAYGASFRDPGVFTEDTEPRAVPRGSYARDILDIEGYVRGFRRRRPEVSATVLRFAPFISSTADTSLTGYFSQPVVPTVLGRDARLQFVHVDDALEILHRSIVEEHPGTFNVAGAGILTLSQAIRRAGRISVPLPEGTLSTLAGVARNVGVGQIGFDQIDLFVHGRVVDTSRLVREFGFTPRTTAEAFDDFIKGHANGSSLTSDRLAAAEKAILDGIRRVRAGAAGGDRR
- a CDS encoding DUF5667 domain-containing protein gives rise to the protein MRFDFLDRRSAERFAELLDETTGGPRHHSRGPADEQLAELVAIGNSLSGARPGARVDPEFRTGLRAMLVATAERDGIGRTATAVDEPATAIQPGTARSGRLRAGLLGHGGRIRARGAIVIGVAAGALAVSGISAASENASPGDALYGVKRSTERAQLAMAGSDVTRGQLSLDFARNRLAEAVAMRGDDAGFAGVLDDMDADTRKGVKLLTTSAVARKDIKPLATIDTFAEQQRRTLSPALGRFSPGNQERALKSITLLDSVSDRAESLRTGLACGTVTAAGSDALGPKLKGCAPGADTDDQTSSRPSGHAGKPATRPGSKTDPTTDPQRADPAVTPSASSGAAVTGQRTRTSSPALPPGGTPVQSTSPPDLGETVPKLGDEQEDPLGGLLGGLLGNR
- a CDS encoding lysophospholipid acyltransferase family protein; the encoded protein is MSQDEFRDMLPGHADFTLPRPAEPVRVNGRRPIPEVPTMNGNGPHGGEPEPDTLDVWDQRVARGLAFLRRRLTGNYEVDEFGFDSELNDAVFQPLLRVLHRDWFRTEVFGIENVPAKGGALVVANHSGTFALDALMLGVAIRDQHPEERHLRLLGADLVFRMPVVSELARKSGATVACNPDAERLMSSGELVGVFPEGFKGIGKPFADRYKLQRFGRGGFVSAALRTGTPIVPVAIVGAEEIYPILADIKPLARLLGVPYFPITPTFPWLGPLGLVPLPSKWLIQFCPPIPTEHLTDLADDPMVVYNLADQVRETIQATLLELLERRPDAFGL
- a CDS encoding 30S ribosomal protein bS22 → MGSVVKKRRKRMAKKKHRKLLRKTRVQRRRLGK